One genomic region from Rhinoraja longicauda isolate Sanriku21f chromosome 34, sRhiLon1.1, whole genome shotgun sequence encodes:
- the slc12a9 gene encoding solute carrier family 12 member 9 isoform X3 has product MISRTLGPEFGGSIGLMFFLANVCSCAVYVLGLVEALLDVFGELPNAAETEHRGVHVLPQSYLYDVLYASSILLLCLLVCLVGAQIYAKASFLIFLMVHIVLITIFASFFAVGPKVVWIVRQTGNTSRVIPTNYTGFDLATLQRNFMDDYSADYTTGTIMTFATVFAVMFNGCTGIMAGSNMSGDLRNPSYAIPKGTIIAVIYTLLVYLLLFLMVSFTCDRLLLQGDYGFFRQINIWPPFVMIGVYGASLSASMSTLIGASRILHALARDDLFGVLLAPAKRTSKTGNPWVAVLYTWLLVQLVLFAGKLNTIAGIVTIFFLMAYAAVDLACLSLEWASAPNFRPTFQLFSWHTCLLGIVGCLVMMFLINPVYASCGIVLMLILLVVIHYRSPTSSWGYISQALIFHQVRKYLLLLDVRKEHVKFWRPQMLLMVANPRTSAQLITFINDLKKGGLFVLGHVEIGDLDTLPTDPIHPQYNFWLSLVDKLNVKAFVDLTLSPSVRQGVQHLLHITGLGGMKPNTLVLGFYDQCVPDDYFLCDPAFRDTKENDHFGVDIASLQAHFPPVRGAEAGKSLTELEYVAIVSDALKMQKNVCLARYFCAMDKKDLFAKARGRPERVSIDVWPLDLMRPDSGHYVDVCSLFLLQMACVLTMVVSWKGARLRIFLCIESGDESWVKKEETLRELLDKLRIKATIKIVAWDQVVALHCQQAPASDDYPGEGGQQAPVSDDYLRAANRLVRGQGFHTAVRFLYLPRPPADATRSLRYLRQLDILTEDLGPTLLIHGLTPVTCTDL; this is encoded by the exons ATGATCAGCCGCACGCTAGGCCCGGAGTTTGGTGGGAGCATTGGGCTGATGTTCTTCCTTGCAAACGTCTGCTCCTGCGCCGTTTACGTTCTCGGGTTGGTGGAAGCCCTTCTGGATGTGTTCGGGGAGCTGCCAAATGCAG CGGAAACGGAGCATAGAGGAGTCCACGTGCTTCCTCAGAGCTATCTCTACGACGTCCTCTACGCCTCGAGCATCCTGCTGCTTTGCCTGTTGGTCTGCCTGGTGGGCGCGCAGATCTACGCCAAGGCCAGCTTCCTGATATTCCTCATGGTCCACATCGTACTCATCACCATCTTCGCCAGCTTCTTCGCCGTCGGCCCCAAGGTCGTCTGGATCGTGAGGCAGACTGGCAACACCAGCCGGGTCATCCCCACCAACTACACGGGCTTCGACCTGGCCACCCTGCAGCGCAACTTCATGG ATGATTACTCTGCGGATTACACTACTGGCACCATCATGACATTTGCGACAGTGTTTGCAGTGATGTTTAATGGCTGCACTGGTATCATGGCCGGGTCTAACATGTCAG GAGATCTGAGGAATCCGAGCTATGCCATTCCTAAAGGGACCATCATCGCTGTGATCTACACCCTGCTGGTTTACCTGTTGCTCTTCCTCATGGTCAGCTTCACCTGTGACAG GCTGCTGCTCCAGGGAGACTACGGCTTCTTCCGGCAAATCAACATCTGGCCGCCGTTCGTGATGATCGGCGTGTACGGGGCTTCGCTGTCCGCGTCCATGAGCACGCTGATCGGAGCGTCGAGGATCCTTCACGCCCTGGCCCGGGACGACCTGTTTG GTGTGTTGCTAGCCCCTGCAAAGAGAACGTCCAAGACTGGAAACCCCTGGGTTGCTGTCCTCTACACCTGGCTCTTGGTTCAG TTAGTGCTGTTTGCTGGGAAGCTGAACACCATCGCTGGGATCGTCaccatcttcttcctgatggcctaCGCCGCCGTGGATCTCGCCTGCTTATCCCTTGAGTGGGCCTCTGCCCCCAACTTCAG gccGACCTTTCAACTGTTCAGTTGGCACACGTGTTTGCTGGGGATCGTCGGCTGCCTGGTGATGATGTTCCTGATCAATCCAGTCTACGCCTCCTGTGGGATTGTCCTGATGCTGATCCTGCTGGTGGTCATTCACTACCGGTCTCCCACCAGTAGTTGGGGCTACATCAGCCAGGCCCTCATCTTCCACCAG GTGAGGAAGTATCTGCTGCTCCTGGATGTCCGCAAGGAGCACGTCAAGTTCTGGAGGCCCCAGATGCTGCTGATGGTCGCCAACCCACGCACCAGCGCCCAGCTGATCACCTTCATCAACGACCTGAAGAAAGGGGGCCTCTTCGTCCTGGGCCACGTGGAGATCGGAGACCTCG ACACCCTGCCAACCGACCCCATCCACCCGCAGTACAACTTCTGGCTCAGCCTCGTGGACAAGTTGAACGTCAAGGCCTTCGTGGATCTGACATTGTCGCCCTCTGTGCGCCAAGGGGTCCAGCATCTGCTGCATATCACCGGACTAG GTGGGATGAAGCCCAACACCCTGGTCCTCGGCTTCTACGACCAGTGCGTGCCCGACGACTACTTCCTGTGCGACCCGGCCTTCCGGGACACCAAGGAGAACGACCACTTCGGCGTGGACATCGCCTCGCTGCAGGCCCACTTCCCGCCCGTGCGCGGGGCCGAGGCCGGCAAGAGCCTGACCGAGCTGGAGTACGTGGCCATCGTCTCGGACGCCCTGAAGATGCAGAAGAACGTGTGCCTGGCCCGCTACTTCTGCGCCATGGACAAGAAGGACCTGTTCGCCAAGGCCCGCGGGCGGCCTGAGAGGGTGTCCATCGACGTCTGGCCCCTGGACCTGATGCGGCCCGACAGCGGCCACTACGTGGACGTGTGCAGCCTCTTCCTCTTACAGATGGCCTGCGTGCTGACCATGGTCGTCTCCTGGAAGGGGGCGCGCCTGCGCATTTTCCTGTGCATCGAGTCGGGCGACGAGAGCTGGGTGAAGAAAGAGGAGACGCTGCGGGAGCTGCTGGACAAGCTGCGCATTAAGGCCACCATCAAGATCGTCGCCTGGGACCAGGTGGTGGCGCTGCACTGCCAGCAGGCGCCTGCCTCGGACGACTACCCGGGGGAGGGCGGCCAGCAGGCGCCCGTCTCGGACGACTACCTCCGCGCCGCCAACCGCCTGGTGCGGGGGCAGGGCTTCCACACGGCCGTCCGGTTCCTCTACCTCCCCCGGCCTCCCGCCGACGCCACCCGCTCCCTCCGCTACCTCCGGCAGTTGGACATCCTCACCGAGGACCTGGGGCCTACGCTCCTCATCCACGGCCTTACCCCGGTCACCTGCACCGACCTGTAA